A genome region from Hevea brasiliensis isolate MT/VB/25A 57/8 chromosome 7, ASM3005281v1, whole genome shotgun sequence includes the following:
- the LOC110665791 gene encoding two-component response regulator EHD1 isoform X3 has protein sequence MDVFPGGDVPTNTHQLIDDFEIENGGPSSVTELGFSSEFELQLQLENDPEIKFTSPLELDDDDDDAFLALEESLITPTSNMVYKHVEGEARVLDPTVNMVHDHVEGEVVVVEETRSPNMVHDHVLSYDGEAVVVEETPTLNMVHDHAISSEESEVAVVVENTPTLNMVRDHVVSSEEREVVVMKETPALHRVYEHYFSFEGCDARVRDSEELDPNSVFFTSDSTPRLRWTSKLHKCFIKAVRQLGGPRRATPKVVQQIMKIRGLTLYHVKGHLQKYQRSLYLMRGSWTSKNGKSFFVSQDPQSSNNSLSLSPFQGNGCCCYVYADVKGKGKAKVDGGDASSLYMQIQVPSKLVSGRCQFELCSGK, from the exons ATGGATGTGTTTCCAGGAGGTGATGTTCCCACCAACACCCACCAACTTATAGATGATTTCGAAATTGAAAATGGAGGACCGAGTAGTGTAACTGAGCTTGGTTTCTCCAGTGAGTTTGAGTTGCAGCTCCAGCTTGAAAATGATCCTGAAATCAAATTCACTTCACCGCTTGAattggatgatgatgatgatgatgcttTTCTTGCACTCGAAGAAAGCCTCATAACTCCAACTTCTAACATGGTCTATAAACATGTTGAAGGGGAGGCGAGGGTGCTGGATCCAACTGTTAACATGGTTCATGACCATGTTGAAGGGGAGGTGGTGGTGGTAGAGGAAACCCGATCTCCTAATATGGTTCATGACCATGTTCTTTCATATGATGGAGAGGCGGTTGTGGTGGAAGAAACACCAACTCTTAACATGGTGCATGACCATGCTATTTCATCTGAGGAAAGCGAGGTGGCAGTGGTGGTGGAAAACACTCCGACTCTTAACATGGTGCGGGACCATGTTGTTTCATCTGAGGAAAGGGAGGTAGTGGTAATGAAGGAAACACCAGCCCTTCACAgggtttatgagcattatttttcATTTGAGGGATGTGATGCGAGAGTAAGGGACAGCGAAGAGCTTGATCCAAATTCTGTTTTTTTCACTTCTGATTCAACACCTCGTCTTCGATGGACTTCAAaacttcataaatgttttattaaAGCTGTCAGACAGCTTGGTGGACCAAGAA GAGCAACTCCAAAGGTTGTTCAACAAATAATGAAGATTCGGGGTTTAACTCTTTACCATGTGAAGGGCCACCTCCAG AAGTACCAGCGAAGCCTATATTTAATGAGGGGGAGTTGGACATCCAAAAATG GTAAAAGTTTCTTCGTTTCTCAAGACCCACAGAGTTCAAACAACTCTTTGAGCTTGTCACCTTTCCAAGGAAATGG GTGCTGCTGTTATGTATATGCTGATGTCAAGGGCAAGGGCAAAGCAAAAGTTGATGGAGGAGATGCTAGCAGTCTTTATATGCAAATTCAG GTACCCAGCAAGCTCGTATCCGGAAGGTGTCAATTCGAACTGTGTTCGGGGAAGTAA
- the LOC110665791 gene encoding two-component response regulator EHD1 isoform X1 — protein MDVFPGGDVPTNTHQLIDDFEIENGGPSSVTELGFSSEFELQLQLENDPEIKFTSPLELDDDDDDAFLALEESLITPTSNMVYKHVEGEARVLDPTVNMVHDHVEGEVVVVEETRSPNMVHDHVLSYDGEAVVVEETPTLNMVHDHAISSEESEVAVVVENTPTLNMVRDHVVSSEEREVVVMKETPALHRVYEHYFSFEGCDARVRDSEELDPNSVFFTSDSTPRLRWTSKLHKCFIKAVRQLGGPRRATPKVVQQIMKIRGLTLYHVKGHLQKYQRSLYLMRGSWTSKNGKSFFVSQDPQSSNNSLSLSPFQGNGCCCYVYADVKGKGKAKVDGGDASSLYMQIQSGTQQARIRKVSIRTVFGEVKFWGRQSVTL, from the exons ATGGATGTGTTTCCAGGAGGTGATGTTCCCACCAACACCCACCAACTTATAGATGATTTCGAAATTGAAAATGGAGGACCGAGTAGTGTAACTGAGCTTGGTTTCTCCAGTGAGTTTGAGTTGCAGCTCCAGCTTGAAAATGATCCTGAAATCAAATTCACTTCACCGCTTGAattggatgatgatgatgatgatgcttTTCTTGCACTCGAAGAAAGCCTCATAACTCCAACTTCTAACATGGTCTATAAACATGTTGAAGGGGAGGCGAGGGTGCTGGATCCAACTGTTAACATGGTTCATGACCATGTTGAAGGGGAGGTGGTGGTGGTAGAGGAAACCCGATCTCCTAATATGGTTCATGACCATGTTCTTTCATATGATGGAGAGGCGGTTGTGGTGGAAGAAACACCAACTCTTAACATGGTGCATGACCATGCTATTTCATCTGAGGAAAGCGAGGTGGCAGTGGTGGTGGAAAACACTCCGACTCTTAACATGGTGCGGGACCATGTTGTTTCATCTGAGGAAAGGGAGGTAGTGGTAATGAAGGAAACACCAGCCCTTCACAgggtttatgagcattatttttcATTTGAGGGATGTGATGCGAGAGTAAGGGACAGCGAAGAGCTTGATCCAAATTCTGTTTTTTTCACTTCTGATTCAACACCTCGTCTTCGATGGACTTCAAaacttcataaatgttttattaaAGCTGTCAGACAGCTTGGTGGACCAAGAA GAGCAACTCCAAAGGTTGTTCAACAAATAATGAAGATTCGGGGTTTAACTCTTTACCATGTGAAGGGCCACCTCCAG AAGTACCAGCGAAGCCTATATTTAATGAGGGGGAGTTGGACATCCAAAAATG GTAAAAGTTTCTTCGTTTCTCAAGACCCACAGAGTTCAAACAACTCTTTGAGCTTGTCACCTTTCCAAGGAAATGG GTGCTGCTGTTATGTATATGCTGATGTCAAGGGCAAGGGCAAAGCAAAAGTTGATGGAGGAGATGCTAGCAGTCTTTATATGCAAATTCAG TCAGGTACCCAGCAAGCTCGTATCCGGAAGGTGTCAATTCGAACTGTGTTCGGGGAAGTAAAATTCTGGGGACGTCAATCAGTTACCCTGTAG
- the LOC110665790 gene encoding transmembrane 9 superfamily member 12, with translation MSKMRMPTLYWASILVFLFVHACNAFYLPGSYMHTYSTGEPIFSKVNSLTSIETELPFSYYSLPYCKPTSGIKKSAENLGELLMGDQIDNSPYRFRMNINESVFLCTTPPLSEHEVKLLKQRTRDLYQVNMILDNLPAMRYAKQNGVNIQWTGFPVGYTPQNSNDDYIINHLKFTVLVHEYEGSGVEIIGTGEEGMGVISEADKKKASGYEIVGFEVVPCSVKYDPEVMSKLHMYDNISSVNCPLDLDKSQVIREQERVSFTYEVAFVKSDIRWPSRWDAYLKMEGARVHWFSILNSLMVIFFLAGIVFVIFLRTVRRDLTRYEELDKEAQAQMNEELSGWKLVVGDVFREPDCSKLLCVMVGDGVQITGMAVVTIVFAALGFMSPASRGMLLTGMIILYLFLGIAAGYVSVRLWRTLKGTSEGWRSVSWSSACFFPGIAFVILTVLNFILWGSKSTGAIPISLYFVLLALWFCISVPLTLLGGFFGTRAKAIEYPVRTNQIPREIPARKYPSWLLVLGAGTLPFGTLFIELFFILSSIWLGRFYYVFGFLLIVLLLLVIVCAEVSVVLTYMHLCVEDWRWWWKAFFASGSVALYVFLYSINYLVFDLQSLSGPVSAILYLGYSLLMAIAIMLSTGTIGFLMSFYFVHYLFSSVKID, from the coding sequence ATGTCGAAAATGAGGATGCCCACTTTGTACTGGGCTTCCATTTTGGTTTTTCTTTTTGTCCATGCTTGCAATGCGTTTTATCTGCCTGGTAGCTATATGCACACATATTCAACCGGTGAACCGATATTTTCCAAAGTTAATTCATTAACTTCTATTGAAACCGAGCTTCCATTTAGTTACTATAGTCTACCTTATTGCAAGCCAACAAGTGGAATAAAAAAAAGTGCTGAGAATCTCGGGGAACTCCTTATGGGAGATCAGATTGATAATTCTCCTTACCGGTTTAGAATGAATATCAATGAGTCTGTCTTCCTTTGTACTACACCTCCATTAAGTGAGCATGAGGTAAAGCTTTTGAAGCAGAGAACCCGTGATCTGTATCAAGTGAATATGATTTTAGATAATTTACCCGCCATGAGGTATGCAAAGCAAAATGGAGTTAACATTCAGTGGACTGGGTTCCCAGTCGGGTATACACCACAGAATAGCAATGATGATTACATCATCAATCACCTTAAGTTCACAGTTTTGGTTCATGAGTATGAAGGGAGTGGTGTGGAGATAATTGGTACTGGGGAAGAAGGTATGGGTGTGATTTCTGAAGCCGATAAGAAGAAGGCATCTGGTTATGAGATAGTTGGTTTTGAGGTTGTCCCATGCAGTGTTAAATATGATCCTGAAGTGATGTCTAAGCTTCATATGTACGACAATATCTCATCTGTCAACTGCCCCTTGGACCTGGACAAGTCTCAGGTCATAAGAGAGCAAGAGAGAGTTTCTTTCACTTATGAAGTTGCATTTGTGAAAAGTGATATTAGATGGCCATCACGTTGGGATGCTTATTTGAAGATGGAAGGTGCTCGTGTCCATTGGTTCTCTATTCTAAATTCTCTTATGGTGATCTTTTTCCTAGCTGGCAttgtttttgtcattttcttaagGACTGTGAGAAGGGATTTGACGAGATATGAGGAATTGGACAAAGAAGCTCAAGCGCAGATGAATGAGGAGCTTTCGGGGTGGAAGCTTGTTGTTGGTGACGTGTTCAGGGAACCAGATTGCTCCAAGCTTCTTTGTGTCATGGTTGGTGATGGAGTTCAGATTACGGGGATGGCAGTGGTCACAATTGTTTTTGCAGCCCTTGGTTTCATGTCACCAGCTTCACGAGGAATGCTGCTGACAGGAATGATAATCCTTTATCTTTTCTTGGGTATTGCTGCAGGCTATGTTTCAGTACGTTTGTGGAGAACCCTGAAGGGAACCTCAGAAGGATGGAGGTCAGTTTCCTGGTCATCTGCATGCTTCTTCCCTGGAATTGCTTTTGTTATCCTCACGGTGTTGAATTTCATTCTGTGGGGAAGCAAGAGTACTGGTGCTATTCCAATttccttgtattttgtacttctggCCCTGTGGTTCTGTATTTCAGTGCCACTCACCCTCTTGGGAGGATTCTTTGGGACACGAGCCAAGGCAATTGAGTATCCAGTCCGAACCAACCAGATCCCAAGGGAAATTCCGGCACGCAAATACCCATCATGGCTTCTTGTTCTTGGTGCTGGAACTCTTCCATTTGGAACCCTTTTCATTGAGCTGTTCTTCATCCTTTCTAGCATCTGGCTTGGACGGTTTTATTATGTCTTTGGTTTCTTGCTCATAGTTCTTCTGCTGTTGGTTATTGTTTGTGCTGAAGTGTCAGTGGTTCTAACTTACATGCATCTCTGTGTGGAGGACTGGCGTTGGTGGTGGAAGGCATTCTTTGCTTCCGGTTCTGTTGCTCTCTATGTGTTCTTATACTCCATCAATTATTTGGTTTTTGACCTGCAGAGTTTGAGTGGACCTGTGTCAGCTATACTCTATCTCGGCTACTCACTGCTCATGGCAATTGCAATCATGTTGTCTACTGGCACAATTGGCTTCCTGATGTCCTTCTACTTTGTGCATTACCTTTTCTCATCTGTAAAGATTGATTAG
- the LOC110665791 gene encoding two-component response regulator EHD1 isoform X2 translates to MDVFPGGDVPTNTHQLIDDFEIENGGPSSVTELGFSSEFELQLQLENDPEIKFTSPLELDDDDDDAFLALEESLITPTSNMVYKHVEGEARVLDPTVNMVHDHVEGEVVVVEETRSPNMVHDHVLSYDGEAVVVEETPTLNMVHDHAISSEESEVAVVVENTPTLNMVRDHVVSSEEREVVVMKETPALHRVYEHYFSFEGCDARVRDSEELDPNSVFFTSDSTPRLRWTSKLHKCFIKAVRQLGGPRRATPKVVQQIMKIRGLTLYHVKGHLQKYQRSLYLMRGSWTSKNGAAVMYMLMSRARAKQKLMEEMLAVFICKFRYPASSYPEGVNSNCVRGSKILGTSISYPVEAYRHGVLNHGSFNTSGVAGTSK, encoded by the exons ATGGATGTGTTTCCAGGAGGTGATGTTCCCACCAACACCCACCAACTTATAGATGATTTCGAAATTGAAAATGGAGGACCGAGTAGTGTAACTGAGCTTGGTTTCTCCAGTGAGTTTGAGTTGCAGCTCCAGCTTGAAAATGATCCTGAAATCAAATTCACTTCACCGCTTGAattggatgatgatgatgatgatgcttTTCTTGCACTCGAAGAAAGCCTCATAACTCCAACTTCTAACATGGTCTATAAACATGTTGAAGGGGAGGCGAGGGTGCTGGATCCAACTGTTAACATGGTTCATGACCATGTTGAAGGGGAGGTGGTGGTGGTAGAGGAAACCCGATCTCCTAATATGGTTCATGACCATGTTCTTTCATATGATGGAGAGGCGGTTGTGGTGGAAGAAACACCAACTCTTAACATGGTGCATGACCATGCTATTTCATCTGAGGAAAGCGAGGTGGCAGTGGTGGTGGAAAACACTCCGACTCTTAACATGGTGCGGGACCATGTTGTTTCATCTGAGGAAAGGGAGGTAGTGGTAATGAAGGAAACACCAGCCCTTCACAgggtttatgagcattatttttcATTTGAGGGATGTGATGCGAGAGTAAGGGACAGCGAAGAGCTTGATCCAAATTCTGTTTTTTTCACTTCTGATTCAACACCTCGTCTTCGATGGACTTCAAaacttcataaatgttttattaaAGCTGTCAGACAGCTTGGTGGACCAAGAA GAGCAACTCCAAAGGTTGTTCAACAAATAATGAAGATTCGGGGTTTAACTCTTTACCATGTGAAGGGCCACCTCCAG AAGTACCAGCGAAGCCTATATTTAATGAGGGGGAGTTGGACATCCAAAAATG GTGCTGCTGTTATGTATATGCTGATGTCAAGGGCAAGGGCAAAGCAAAAGTTGATGGAGGAGATGCTAGCAGTCTTTATATGCAAATTCAG GTACCCAGCAAGCTCGTATCCGGAAGGTGTCAATTCGAACTGTGTTCGGGGAAGTAAAATTCTGGGGACGTCAATCAGTTACCCTGTAGAAGCCTATCGTCATGGCGTTCTCAACCATGGTTCCTTCAACACCAGTGGAGTTGCTGGGACCTCCAAATGA
- the LOC110665788 gene encoding uncharacterized protein LOC110665788 isoform X1, with product MLESPAPAAQPDSTTVVKRYAPPNQRNRSLNRRKSGARMKILSTVIFPKHGKVLCIKQLSYRFDRSNSLYASDAEKNQQFAPPRNLPIVDHVDVGSSNVLNENSRPGLISLDGCCRSEASQLLNDRWALAMHNYNDDSIDLSERPVMYSSAWGQFRLPHQFLSPANSGGPGSQMDFLSELRRAIHDSSANPNN from the exons ATGCTCGAAAGCCCTGCACCTGCAGCTCAGCCTGATTCCACCACCGTCGTCAAACGCTATGCTCCTCCCAATCAAAG GAATCGTTCTCTTAACAGGCGCAAATCAGGAG CCAGAATGAAGATTCTGTCTACAGTTATATTTCCAAAACATGGAAAAGTTCTTTGTATTAAACAGTTAAGCT ACCGGTTTGATCGAAGTAACAGTCTTTATGCAAGTGATGCAGAGAAGAATCAACAGTTTGCCCCTCCAAGAAACCTTCCAATTGTAGATCATGTTGATGTAGGGAGCAGCAATGTCCTGAATGAGAACTCTCGTCCAGGCTTAATAAGTTTAGATGGGTGCTGTCGCAGTGAGGCTTCCCAGCTTTTAAATGATC GTTGGGCATTGGCAATGCATAATTACAATGACGATTCCATAGATTTATCTG AAAGGCCAGTTATGTATTCATCAGCATGGGGTCAGTTCAGACTTCCTCATCAG TTTTTGTCTCCAGCAAATAGTGGTGGACCTGGTTCACAGATGGACTTCCTGAGTGAACTTCGCCGTGCAATTCACGACTCCAGTGCCAATCCCAACAACTAA
- the LOC110665788 gene encoding uncharacterized protein LOC110665788 isoform X3, translating to MLESPAPAAQPDSTTVVKRYAPPNQRNRSLNRRKSGARMKILSTVIFPKHGKVLCIKQLSYRFDRSNSLYASDAEKNQQFAPPRNLPIVDHVDVGSSNVLNENSRPGLISLDGCCRSEASQLLNDRWALAMHNYNDDSIDLSE from the exons ATGCTCGAAAGCCCTGCACCTGCAGCTCAGCCTGATTCCACCACCGTCGTCAAACGCTATGCTCCTCCCAATCAAAG GAATCGTTCTCTTAACAGGCGCAAATCAGGAG CCAGAATGAAGATTCTGTCTACAGTTATATTTCCAAAACATGGAAAAGTTCTTTGTATTAAACAGTTAAGCT ACCGGTTTGATCGAAGTAACAGTCTTTATGCAAGTGATGCAGAGAAGAATCAACAGTTTGCCCCTCCAAGAAACCTTCCAATTGTAGATCATGTTGATGTAGGGAGCAGCAATGTCCTGAATGAGAACTCTCGTCCAGGCTTAATAAGTTTAGATGGGTGCTGTCGCAGTGAGGCTTCCCAGCTTTTAAATGATC GTTGGGCATTGGCAATGCATAATTACAATGACGATTCCATAGATTTATCTG AATGA
- the LOC110665788 gene encoding uncharacterized protein LOC110665788 isoform X2, producing MLESPAPAAQPDSTTVVKRYAPPNQRNRSLNRRKSGDRFDRSNSLYASDAEKNQQFAPPRNLPIVDHVDVGSSNVLNENSRPGLISLDGCCRSEASQLLNDRWALAMHNYNDDSIDLSERPVMYSSAWGQFRLPHQFLSPANSGGPGSQMDFLSELRRAIHDSSANPNN from the exons ATGCTCGAAAGCCCTGCACCTGCAGCTCAGCCTGATTCCACCACCGTCGTCAAACGCTATGCTCCTCCCAATCAAAG GAATCGTTCTCTTAACAGGCGCAAATCAGGAG ACCGGTTTGATCGAAGTAACAGTCTTTATGCAAGTGATGCAGAGAAGAATCAACAGTTTGCCCCTCCAAGAAACCTTCCAATTGTAGATCATGTTGATGTAGGGAGCAGCAATGTCCTGAATGAGAACTCTCGTCCAGGCTTAATAAGTTTAGATGGGTGCTGTCGCAGTGAGGCTTCCCAGCTTTTAAATGATC GTTGGGCATTGGCAATGCATAATTACAATGACGATTCCATAGATTTATCTG AAAGGCCAGTTATGTATTCATCAGCATGGGGTCAGTTCAGACTTCCTCATCAG TTTTTGTCTCCAGCAAATAGTGGTGGACCTGGTTCACAGATGGACTTCCTGAGTGAACTTCGCCGTGCAATTCACGACTCCAGTGCCAATCCCAACAACTAA
- the LOC110665791 gene encoding two-component response regulator EHD1 isoform X4, producing the protein MDVFPGGDVPTNTHQLIDDFEIENGGPSSVTELGFSSEFELQLQLENDPEIKFTSPLELDDDDDDAFLALEESLITPTSNMVYKHVEGEARVLDPTVNMVHDHVEGEVVVVEETRSPNMVHDHVLSYDGEAVVVEETPTLNMVHDHAISSEESEVAVVVENTPTLNMVRDHVVSSEEREVVVMKETPALHRVYEHYFSFEGCDARVRDSEELDPNSVFFTSDSTPRLRWTSKLHKCFIKAVRQLGGPRRATPKVVQQIMKIRGLTLYHVKGHLQKYQRSLYLMRGSWTSKNGAAVMYMLMSRARAKQKLMEEMLAVFICKFSQVPSKLVSGRCQFELCSGK; encoded by the exons ATGGATGTGTTTCCAGGAGGTGATGTTCCCACCAACACCCACCAACTTATAGATGATTTCGAAATTGAAAATGGAGGACCGAGTAGTGTAACTGAGCTTGGTTTCTCCAGTGAGTTTGAGTTGCAGCTCCAGCTTGAAAATGATCCTGAAATCAAATTCACTTCACCGCTTGAattggatgatgatgatgatgatgcttTTCTTGCACTCGAAGAAAGCCTCATAACTCCAACTTCTAACATGGTCTATAAACATGTTGAAGGGGAGGCGAGGGTGCTGGATCCAACTGTTAACATGGTTCATGACCATGTTGAAGGGGAGGTGGTGGTGGTAGAGGAAACCCGATCTCCTAATATGGTTCATGACCATGTTCTTTCATATGATGGAGAGGCGGTTGTGGTGGAAGAAACACCAACTCTTAACATGGTGCATGACCATGCTATTTCATCTGAGGAAAGCGAGGTGGCAGTGGTGGTGGAAAACACTCCGACTCTTAACATGGTGCGGGACCATGTTGTTTCATCTGAGGAAAGGGAGGTAGTGGTAATGAAGGAAACACCAGCCCTTCACAgggtttatgagcattatttttcATTTGAGGGATGTGATGCGAGAGTAAGGGACAGCGAAGAGCTTGATCCAAATTCTGTTTTTTTCACTTCTGATTCAACACCTCGTCTTCGATGGACTTCAAaacttcataaatgttttattaaAGCTGTCAGACAGCTTGGTGGACCAAGAA GAGCAACTCCAAAGGTTGTTCAACAAATAATGAAGATTCGGGGTTTAACTCTTTACCATGTGAAGGGCCACCTCCAG AAGTACCAGCGAAGCCTATATTTAATGAGGGGGAGTTGGACATCCAAAAATG GTGCTGCTGTTATGTATATGCTGATGTCAAGGGCAAGGGCAAAGCAAAAGTTGATGGAGGAGATGCTAGCAGTCTTTATATGCAAATTCAG TCAGGTACCCAGCAAGCTCGTATCCGGAAGGTGTCAATTCGAACTGTGTTCGGGGAAGTAA